In the genome of Candidatus Babeliales bacterium, one region contains:
- the ssb gene encoding single-stranded DNA-binding protein: MAAFNRVIMVGNLTRDPEYRNIASGQAVCRLGLATNRQFKNKQTGSLVQEVCYIDVDVWGAQAESCRQYLQKGRPVLVEGRLKLDSWDDATGQKRNKHSIVAERVVFLSNGVSAETSFGSSIIDDAEIQLNPNNAVERDLLAQLEKAQTRIKSTKTMKTSEAPSTGEIDFQDEPPFEENLPF, from the coding sequence ATGGCGGCATTTAATCGTGTGATTATGGTTGGTAATTTAACAAGAGATCCTGAATATCGCAATATTGCATCAGGACAAGCGGTATGTCGTCTCGGATTGGCTACTAATCGACAGTTTAAAAATAAACAAACAGGCAGCTTAGTGCAAGAAGTATGTTATATCGATGTAGATGTTTGGGGTGCTCAAGCGGAAAGTTGTCGTCAATATTTGCAAAAGGGTCGACCTGTTTTGGTTGAAGGTCGTCTTAAGTTGGATTCATGGGATGATGCAACGGGGCAAAAACGCAACAAACATTCAATTGTTGCTGAGCGTGTTGTATTTTTATCTAATGGCGTTTCAGCAGAAACCTCATTTGGATCATCTATAATAGATGATGCTGAAATACAACTTAATCCGAACAATGCAGTTGAGCGTGATTTGCTTGCTCAATTAGAAAAAGCTCAAACACGTATTAAATCAACAAAAACTATGAAAACATCAGAAGCTCCTTCGACTGGTGAAATTGATTTTCAAGATGAGCCTCCTTTTGAAGAAAATTTGCCTTTTTAA
- a CDS encoding mismatch-specific DNA-glycosylase — protein sequence MIKYQVGYGLKILFIGVNPHPGSDRRGVPFSNNKMFWYLLHAAGLLTEPREILQDEAQLKKLYLQSFKKKYHFGLLNVVDRPSRMASELKRVEAIPGRKRLLSVIKKYKPQVVCFVGKITYSLFADKIKVSYGWQSDIFLSKIYVMHSPNHGFARVRIKELKEINEILI from the coding sequence ATGATAAAATATCAAGTTGGTTATGGTTTGAAAATTTTATTTATAGGAGTTAATCCTCATCCCGGTTCAGATAGACGCGGAGTTCCTTTTTCTAATAATAAAATGTTTTGGTATCTTCTTCATGCAGCAGGACTTTTGACCGAGCCGCGTGAAATATTACAAGATGAAGCGCAACTAAAAAAACTTTATCTGCAATCATTTAAAAAAAAATATCATTTTGGTTTATTAAATGTTGTAGATAGACCATCACGAATGGCATCGGAACTTAAAAGAGTAGAAGCTATTCCGGGACGAAAACGTTTGTTGTCAGTTATTAAAAAATATAAACCTCAAGTGGTTTGTTTTGTTGGGAAAATAACATATAGTTTATTCGCTGATAAAATCAAAGTTTCTTATGGTTGGCAATCCGATATTTTTTTATCAAAAATATATGTAATGCATTCGCCAAATCATGGTTTTGCACGCGTAAGAATTAAAGAACTTAAAGAGATCAATGAAATATTAATTTAA
- a CDS encoding cupin domain-containing protein, with product MKIETKEFFNKNIFDITLQNTLYRKEIVTGLHSQVVIMCIPEGQDIGEEIHSVDQILVFVEGSGQAIINDIVSDVEYGHLVFVPSGTKHNFKNIGSGDLKLFTIYAPAEEKIGTIEKKKNE from the coding sequence ATGAAAATAGAAACAAAAGAATTTTTTAATAAAAATATTTTTGATATCACCTTACAAAATACATTATATAGAAAAGAAATTGTTACAGGATTACATAGCCAAGTTGTAATCATGTGTATTCCTGAAGGTCAAGATATCGGAGAAGAAATTCATTCAGTAGATCAGATACTAGTCTTTGTAGAAGGTTCTGGGCAGGCTATTATAAATGATATTGTTTCGGATGTTGAATATGGCCACTTAGTATTTGTCCCTTCTGGTACAAAACATAATTTCAAAAATATTGGCTCCGGGGATCTTAAGTTGTTTACTATATATGCTCCTGCTGAAGAAAAAATTGGAACTATTGAAAAAAAGAAAAATGAATAA
- a CDS encoding CDP-alcohol phosphatidyltransferase family protein, whose product MTLSKRRYIAFMKKINLTKFTLHIFKHLPDAEKRITIPTLFTVLRMLLVPVIVGTMIFGWWGSAFFFFVFACFTDVIDGLLARLLNEKTFLGACLDPIADKLLLLACFFTLAFVSTPLLLIPRWFVFFVVSKELIQIIGASIIYYFRGHLNVQPTVLGKITTCIQMIFIMWLFACYFFCWIPMKTYYTMLGVLIFFISAAFGQYTCIGLRMLINEGYQK is encoded by the coding sequence ATGACGTTAAGCAAGCGTCGCTATATAGCATTCATGAAAAAGATTAATCTTACTAAATTTACGTTGCATATATTTAAACATCTTCCTGATGCGGAAAAGCGTATTACTATTCCCACGCTTTTTACCGTTTTACGGATGCTTTTAGTGCCAGTTATTGTTGGTACTATGATTTTTGGTTGGTGGGGCAGTGCATTTTTTTTCTTTGTTTTTGCCTGTTTTACGGATGTTATTGATGGGCTTTTGGCTCGTTTATTAAATGAAAAAACATTTCTTGGTGCATGTTTAGATCCTATAGCTGATAAATTACTTTTATTGGCATGTTTTTTTACATTAGCATTTGTTTCTACCCCATTGCTTTTGATACCACGATGGTTTGTATTTTTTGTAGTAAGCAAGGAGTTGATACAAATAATAGGAGCGTCTATTATTTATTACTTTCGTGGACATTTAAATGTTCAGCCAACAGTTTTAGGAAAAATAACGACATGTATCCAAATGATTTTTATTATGTGGCTTTTTGCATGTTATTTTTTTTGTTGGATACCAATGAAGACTTATTATACCATGCTGGGTGTTTTAATATTTTTTATTAGTGCAGCATTTGGTCAGTATACATGTATTGGATTGCGCATGCTTATTAATGAAGGTTATCAAAAATGA
- a CDS encoding cytochrome c biogenesis protein DipZ — protein sequence MTKKKTASVQNSFDYFMRHEILYVPFILPTKELTMILLLLFAFFAGFITILSPCILSIAPILLAASMQHNYYKPLGIITGVIISFSFFTLTLTAIIQATGISPNIFRYIALSIIIFFGLTMIIPALENAFIIITNRISRIGNVIEHQSTFIKTEFISGLLLGIALGLIWTPCAGPILATITSIAATSGITLTTILLTCVYSIGAALPMLILCFGGTKIMQSTTSLIPYTHIIRQVFGIIIIVSAVAIIMHVDTFIQEKIAHFFPNISIENNDRLQKELNMLHLSSETSSGMIAPEFVGITAWINSEPLTLAQLKGKVVLVDFWTYTCINCIRTLPHITEWYTSYKDKGLEIIGVHTPEFAFEKDESHVQDAVKRFNITYPVALDNDYQTWRAYNNLYWPAHYLINQQGIIVKTHFGEGNYVEMEDALRALLNLPPCQKTEECASTKPLTPETYLGFERGDKYHSSLHIQQNKSTYYTSTKDLDADQVSLSGQWTVRSDCIHSDNNTNELSLNFMATHVYLVMKSDKPQLITLLLDDKPIPHNYYTKDMNSEGKILVHQPRMYELLDLKNDYGRHTLTLQCPQGIIAYVFTFGGENELNKS from the coding sequence ATGACAAAGAAAAAAACTGCATCTGTACAAAACTCTTTCGATTACTTTATGCGGCATGAGATACTTTATGTACCATTCATTTTACCTACAAAGGAATTAACAATGATTTTGTTACTACTATTCGCTTTTTTTGCAGGATTTATAACAATATTATCCCCTTGTATTCTTTCTATCGCACCAATTTTACTTGCAGCAAGCATGCAGCACAATTACTACAAACCACTTGGTATTATTACCGGCGTTATTATTAGTTTTTCATTCTTTACGCTAACGTTAACAGCAATCATTCAAGCCACCGGTATATCACCTAATATTTTTCGCTATATCGCACTGAGTATTATTATATTTTTTGGCCTAACTATGATTATTCCAGCACTTGAAAATGCGTTTATTATCATCACTAATCGCATATCACGGATCGGAAATGTGATAGAACACCAATCAACATTCATAAAAACAGAATTTATTAGCGGTCTATTATTAGGTATAGCATTAGGTTTAATTTGGACTCCCTGCGCCGGACCTATTTTAGCCACAATTACCAGCATTGCCGCAACAAGCGGTATTACTTTAACTACTATTCTGCTAACGTGCGTATATAGTATTGGTGCAGCATTACCAATGCTTATTCTTTGCTTTGGTGGAACAAAAATAATGCAATCAACAACTAGCTTAATTCCCTATACACATATCATTCGACAAGTATTTGGTATAATTATTATTGTCAGCGCAGTAGCAATTATTATGCATGTTGATACTTTTATTCAAGAAAAAATTGCACATTTTTTTCCAAATATTTCTATCGAAAATAACGATCGTTTACAGAAGGAATTAAACATGCTTCATCTATCAAGTGAAACATCATCTGGAATGATTGCACCAGAATTTGTTGGTATTACAGCCTGGATCAACTCAGAACCATTAACACTTGCTCAACTTAAAGGCAAAGTTGTTCTTGTTGATTTTTGGACATATACCTGTATCAATTGTATTCGTACGTTACCACATATTACCGAATGGTATACCAGCTACAAGGATAAAGGATTAGAAATAATTGGTGTCCATACGCCGGAGTTTGCCTTCGAAAAAGATGAATCGCATGTACAAGATGCAGTTAAACGATTTAATATAACCTATCCCGTGGCACTTGATAATGACTATCAAACATGGCGCGCCTATAATAACCTCTACTGGCCAGCGCACTACTTAATTAATCAACAGGGTATAATTGTTAAAACACATTTTGGCGAAGGTAATTATGTAGAAATGGAAGATGCACTACGCGCCTTACTTAATTTACCACCATGCCAAAAAACAGAAGAATGCGCATCTACTAAACCGCTTACTCCTGAAACGTATCTTGGCTTTGAACGTGGCGATAAATATCATTCCTCATTGCACATACAGCAAAATAAATCTACCTATTACACCTCAACAAAAGACCTTGATGCTGATCAAGTTAGTCTTAGCGGCCAATGGACCGTAAGGAGTGACTGTATACATAGTGACAATAATACCAACGAACTATCTTTGAATTTTATGGCTACGCATGTGTATCTTGTTATGAAATCAGATAAACCGCAGCTTATAACACTGTTGCTTGATGATAAACCTATTCCACATAACTATTACACTAAGGATATGAACAGTGAGGGAAAAATCCTTGTACACCAACCTCGTATGTATGAATTACTTGATTTAAAAAATGATTATGGACGTCATACACTTACATTACAATGCCCGCAAGGAATTATTGCATACGTATTTACATTTGGCGGAGAAAATGAATTAAATAAAAGCTAA
- the mnmA gene encoding tRNA 2-thiouridine(34) synthase MnmA, whose product MKVAVLVSGGVDSSVALQLLKNQGHDVTAFYLKIWLEDELAYLGECPWEDDLLFVKKVCQQLDVPLEIVSLQKEYKDEVVAYTIAEVKAGRTPNPDILCNQRIKFGLFLDKIDESFVKVASGHYAQVREKDGIVELFQSPDVVKDQTYFLSHLNQKQLKRVMFPIGHLQKSELRALAHQFDLPNKDRKDSQGICFLGKFKFSDFIRHHLGTQSGLMIEYETGKIMSKHDGFWFYTIGQRQGLGLGGGPWYVVAKDILQNIIFISRNYYDVEKKRNSFFIEQFHWISGIQSEKEILSVKLRHGVHRYQSVIKYISENKALVKLSDRDQGIASGQYAVFYEEDICLGSGVISSTFT is encoded by the coding sequence ATGAAAGTTGCAGTTCTTGTTTCTGGAGGCGTTGATAGCTCAGTTGCACTTCAATTGCTTAAAAACCAAGGTCATGATGTTACCGCTTTTTATCTTAAAATTTGGTTAGAAGATGAGTTGGCATATCTTGGCGAGTGTCCATGGGAAGATGATTTATTGTTTGTCAAAAAAGTTTGTCAGCAACTTGATGTACCCCTTGAGATTGTTTCATTGCAGAAAGAATACAAGGATGAAGTTGTAGCTTACACTATTGCTGAGGTTAAGGCGGGTCGTACCCCAAATCCCGATATTTTATGCAATCAGCGGATTAAATTTGGTCTTTTTCTAGATAAAATTGATGAAAGTTTTGTTAAAGTTGCTTCTGGTCATTATGCTCAGGTTAGAGAAAAAGATGGCATTGTTGAGTTATTTCAATCACCAGATGTTGTTAAAGATCAAACTTATTTTTTGTCTCATTTAAACCAAAAGCAGCTTAAACGCGTAATGTTTCCTATTGGGCATCTGCAGAAAAGTGAATTGCGCGCGCTGGCTCATCAGTTTGATTTGCCCAATAAAGATCGTAAAGATAGTCAGGGAATCTGTTTTTTGGGTAAATTTAAATTTAGTGACTTTATTAGACATCATCTTGGTACGCAATCTGGATTAATGATTGAATATGAAACAGGTAAAATTATGAGTAAGCATGATGGCTTTTGGTTTTATACGATTGGTCAGCGACAAGGGCTTGGGTTGGGTGGTGGTCCTTGGTATGTTGTTGCAAAAGATATACTACAAAACATCATTTTTATTTCTCGTAATTATTATGATGTTGAAAAAAAGCGAAATTCATTTTTTATAGAGCAATTTCATTGGATTTCTGGAATACAAAGTGAAAAAGAAATATTGTCAGTCAAATTGCGTCATGGTGTCCATCGGTATCAATCAGTTATAAAATATATTTCTGAGAATAAAGCCCTCGTGAAACTTTCTGATCGTGATCAAGGAATTGCTAGTGGTCAATATGCAGTATTCTATGAAGAGGATATTTGTCTTGGCAGTGGAGTAATTTCTTCCACATTTACATAA
- a CDS encoding MotA/TolQ/ExbB proton channel family protein — protein sequence MNIFSGNSLWQLVCQADSISKIVLLILFLMSVLCWTVFIGKLALLCIKERQFKKINKKVEMAKNITDLIEITTREQVSTPHYFIFKNILFLKEIMHGNLNQQITDNEWELLERNIENSVETILLHNEEYLTLLSSSAAVAPLLGLFGTVWGLVHSFMRISETQVADITTIAPGIAEALITTLAGLIIAIPALIMFNYLHTKTRSLEHSLILLADRVIFIMHQLRER from the coding sequence ATGAATATTTTTTCTGGAAATTCTCTCTGGCAATTAGTGTGCCAAGCAGATTCAATTAGCAAAATTGTATTGCTCATATTATTTCTTATGTCTGTACTTTGTTGGACCGTTTTTATCGGTAAGCTTGCATTGTTATGCATCAAAGAACGTCAATTTAAAAAAATAAATAAAAAAGTTGAAATGGCAAAAAATATTACTGATCTTATTGAAATTACTACAAGAGAACAAGTTTCAACTCCTCATTATTTTATTTTTAAAAATATATTATTTTTAAAAGAAATAATGCATGGTAATCTTAATCAACAAATTACGGATAATGAATGGGAACTTTTAGAAAGAAATATCGAAAATTCAGTTGAAACAATACTACTACATAATGAAGAATATCTTACATTATTATCATCAAGTGCTGCTGTTGCACCCTTGCTTGGCCTTTTTGGTACGGTATGGGGCCTTGTGCATTCTTTTATGCGTATTAGCGAAACACAAGTTGCAGATATTACAACGATTGCTCCTGGTATTGCAGAGGCACTCATTACCACGCTGGCGGGACTAATTATTGCCATTCCAGCTCTTATTATGTTTAATTATCTACATACTAAAACACGTTCACTTGAGCATAGCCTTATCCTACTAGCCGATCGAGTAATATTTATTATGCATCAACTTCGAGAAAGGTAA
- a CDS encoding biopolymer transporter ExbD, giving the protein MNRRLTRQKNSLTDLSMTPLIDTALTLLIIFMIATPILQNAIKVTLPRGNTQENASSQQNELIIFIDKNSEFYINNIKTAKIDLIAHLKKIIGDDHEKTVYVKADTEISYGTVIELVDDIKYIGGIKYVALATQKHSKTTSSLG; this is encoded by the coding sequence ATGAATAGACGATTAACTCGACAAAAAAATAGCTTAACTGATCTTTCGATGACGCCATTGATTGATACGGCTTTAACATTACTAATTATTTTTATGATCGCAACGCCAATATTACAAAACGCTATTAAGGTAACATTGCCACGTGGAAACACACAAGAAAATGCTTCCAGCCAGCAAAATGAACTCATTATATTTATTGATAAAAATAGTGAGTTTTATATCAACAATATAAAAACTGCAAAAATTGATCTTATTGCGCACCTAAAAAAAATAATCGGTGATGATCACGAAAAAACAGTATATGTAAAAGCTGATACAGAAATTTCTTACGGAACAGTGATTGAATTAGTTGATGACATTAAATATATTGGTGGTATAAAATATGTGGCTCTGGCAACACAAAAACATTCAAAAACGACATCTTCTTTGGGCTAA
- a CDS encoding TonB C-terminal domain-containing protein translates to MWLWQHKNIQKRHLLWAKLFSICFFSHFIFLFLLFCMYRDHHYTISLHKKLDYSAPIIFVPCGTSLQTTHTKNSTNKTSSPKPKIMQTKTLTNALNKVVNIQKPTTIANVEQKKIVEPLPITHNKQNSNTTNTELKKEIPKKPVVAKTPIAQALDIQQTIKQIIPKDAQISYNYREAEALRCNAQLQKELVQQWKPPFGVSAECSCDISFFVNKRGVIENLKITKASGVMMYDISARQALFSMKMPPWTYGKSIIINFKQ, encoded by the coding sequence ATGTGGCTCTGGCAACACAAAAACATTCAAAAACGACATCTTCTTTGGGCTAAACTTTTTAGCATCTGCTTTTTTTCACATTTTATTTTTTTATTTTTGTTATTTTGCATGTACCGTGATCATCACTACACAATTTCACTACATAAAAAATTAGATTATTCTGCACCAATTATATTTGTACCATGTGGCACATCTCTACAAACAACACACACTAAAAATAGTACAAATAAAACATCGTCACCAAAACCAAAAATAATGCAAACAAAAACTTTAACAAATGCACTCAATAAAGTAGTAAACATACAAAAACCAACGACTATTGCAAATGTCGAACAAAAAAAAATAGTAGAACCATTACCGATTACTCATAATAAACAAAATAGTAATACAACAAATACCGAACTAAAAAAAGAGATCCCAAAAAAACCTGTAGTAGCAAAAACACCTATCGCTCAAGCTCTTGATATACAACAAACAATTAAACAAATAATTCCTAAAGATGCGCAAATATCCTATAATTATCGTGAAGCTGAAGCGTTGCGTTGTAATGCACAATTACAAAAAGAATTGGTACAACAATGGAAACCACCATTTGGCGTATCGGCAGAATGTTCCTGCGATATATCTTTTTTTGTTAATAAGCGTGGCGTAATAGAAAATTTAAAAATAACCAAGGCATCTGGAGTAATGATGTATGATATTTCGGCACGTCAAGCACTTTTTTCAATGAAAATGCCACCATGGACATATGGAAAATCAATTATAATAAATTTTAAACAATAA